TGGCCGTATTAATGGTGAATTCATTATTAACCCAACATTGGCGCAATTAGCAGAATCTGATATTGACATGATGATTGGTGCTTCTGCTGACTCTGTAATGATGGTGGAAGGTGAAATGGATGAAATTTCTGAAGAAGAAATGGCAGATGCTATTAAATTTGCCCATGAAGCTATTAAAATTCAATGTGAAGCTCAAGTAAGGTTAGCTGAAGCATTTGGAAAAAAAGCCGTTCGTGAATATGAACCAGAAAGAACCGATGAAGATTTAGAGAAAAAAGTGTATGACATGGCTTACGATAAAGTGTATGCTATTGCAAAAGCTGGATCGGCTAAACATGAAAGAAGTGATGCATTTCAACAAATAAAAGAAGATATTAAAGCCACATTTTCTGAAGAAGAATTAGAAGATTACGGCGGATTAGTATCTGAATATTACCACAAAGCTGAAAAAGCAGCTATTCGTGATTTAACCTTAAATGAAGGATTGCGTTTAGATGGTAGAAAAACGGATGAAATTAGACCAATTTGGTGTGAAGTAGATTACTTACCATCTACACACGGTTCTGCTCTTTTTACACGTGGAGAAACACAAGCTTTAGCTACAGTAACTTTAGGAACATCTAGAGATGCTAATCAAATAGATATGCCATCGCAAGAAGGTGAAGAGCGTTTCTATTTACATTATAACTTCCCACCATTTTGTACAGGTGAAGCAAGACCAATTCGTGGAACTTCTCGTAGAGAGGTAGGTCATGGTAACTTGGCGCAACGTGCTTTAAAAGGAATGGTACCAGATGAAAGTCCGTATACTGTACGTATAGTTTCAGAAGTATTGGAATCTAACGGCTCCTCTTCTATGGCAACTGTTTGTGCAGGAACTATGGCACTAATGGATGCTGGTGTACAAATGATTAAGCCTGTATCTGGTATTGCTATGGGATTAATTTCTGATGCTGCTTCTGGTAAATATGCTGTATTATCTGATATTTTAGGTGATGAAGATCATTTAGGAGATATGGATTTTAAAGTAACAGGAACTGCAGATGGTATTACTGCTTGCCAAATGGATATTAAAGTAAAAGGTCTTTCTTATGAGATTTTAGTAAATGCATTAAAACAAGCTCGTGAAGGCCGTTTACATATTTTAGAAAAACTAGTTGAAACAATTGCTAAACCAAATGCAGAAGTTAAGGAACATGCTCCAACTATGGTAACCAGACGTATTCCTAACGAATTCATTGGGGCTTTAATTGGACCTGGTGGAAAAGTGATTCAGGAAATGCAAAAAGAAACCGATACAACCATTGTTATTAACGAAGATCCTGTAACGGAAGAAGGTATTGTTGAAATATTAGGCGTTGGTAAAAAAGGTATTGATGCGGTTATGGCAAAAATTGATGCTATTCTATTCAAACCTACAGTTGGCAGCATATATGAAGTAAAAGTCATTAAAATGTTAGATTTTGGTGCCGTTGTGGAGTATACAGATGCACCTGGAAACGAAGTGTTATTACACGTAAGCGAATTAGCTTGGGAACGTACAGAAAATGTATCTGATGTGGTAAACATGGGCGATGTTTTTGATGTGAAGTATTTCGGGATAGATTCTAGAACACGTAAAGAAAAAGTATCGCGTAAGGCTATTTTACCAAAACCAGAAGGGTTTGTAGAAAGACCACCAAGAGACGACAAACGTTCAGGTGGACGTGATAACAGAGGTTCTCGTGACAACAACAGAGGTCGTGATAATCGTCGTGATGACAGAAAACCAAGAGACGACAAGAAGGACTAATAATTCTTTTTATAATCTATATATAAAAGCCTATTCAAATTAATGAATAGGCTTTTTTTATTTAAAATGTTTACCAAAAGCCAATTGGAGAATGCCATAAATAAAATTATCTTTACGTTGTAACACATTTAACCGAACCAAGAAAATAAACAATTTGAAAGTTATATTTGAGAATGTAGTTTCTATTTTTACCAATTAAAAAATAATTTGAAATACCAAAAGTATATTAATCCATTTAAAATACACATTATGAGAAAAAGCATATTATTTATCGTTTTAGCGTTAGTTAGTAATGTCTTCTTTGCACAAGAATCGAATTCTAGTAATTCTTTCTATATTAATATCTTTATAAATCAGAACAAAGATGTTAGAGTAGAATCTAACCTCGTAACAATGAATGACATTGGAGATGAAGTAAAAAATCTTATATATAATCATCGGTTCAAAGTAGATGAGAAAATAACTTATAGGATTTATGCCGACAAAGACTTGGATTTAAGTTACATAATGGATACTGAACAAAAAATATTAGAAGCATACAGTTATAACGTAAAAAGAGAAAGATATCTTTTAGAAACCGTAAAAATGAATATAGATGGTCCGAATTGGTTAGAAAAATTAGATGGTTTTGATATTAAACCCAAAAAAGGCTAATTGAGAAATAAAAAACGTGTTACAACACTATGTATATTAAATGCTTGTTTTAATATTTAATTAATAGGAAGTGCATGTTTGCTTTAATCTGATTTTCGGAACGAAAATCCTCTGATACAAATTCGCATTATTCTTAAACATAAACATTGTAGTTGATGCGAAAAACCTGCATATGAAAATAATATTTATAGTTATTGGAATTATTATTCTGTTTATACTTTACAGATATTTTGCATTCAAAAAAGAAAGCGCAAAAACTCACAAGTTGAGATTTGCTAGAATTAAACCACTTGTCGAAAAATTAGAAAACAAAGAAAAAATAAAAGAAGAAGATGTTTTGAATTATGCGAAAGATAATAAGACTCGTGAATTGACTTACCAAATACTATCTAAACATAATAAAACGGAGCTGTTCCCTAAAGAATATTTGACAATTGAAAGTGGTGCAGAAAGCAAAATGGTCAATTGGCTTGAATTTCCAACTGAATTAGACAAAGTACCTGATGACATAAAACATCTTGAAAAAGTAAAAATAAATTTTGACGGGAATAATGTATATTATCACGTATTTAGGTATATGACAAATAAACCACATTGGGCTGCGGAAAATGGATGGATGCTCGGTGTCGTTGGACCATATTTTGACGATAGTAAACCATATGATTTTCCAGCAGCAACATTTAGCAGATGTAGCAGTAAAGTTGGGGAAATTGACCCGAAAGATGAAGTTAAATGGGTTCACGAAAATATTGCGCTGAAAAGAAAATAAAGCACTTCTTACAACCACACACATAACCTATTGCAAGTTATAACCTAGTAACTTAAATCCTCTCGGATTTTCACTCAACGAAATCATAGCCTAATCCAATTGGAACCTCATATAAGTTATAGCAATACAAACCCCTTAAACCATGCAGTTTATAAGCCTATTTCCGATTTGGAAGTAAAACCAATGTGGAATTAAACTAGATTTTAGATGAATACTTTTGGATCATCTGCAATAGTTTTCGCGTATCAAAAGGTTTGGCAATAATATCATCTATTCCGGATGCTATTGCCGTATCATAGACTTCTTCTCTTTCAAAAGCTGTTAGAGCAATTATTGGAATTTCAATCCCTTGTTCTCTAATAAGCTTTGTGGTTTCATAACCGTTAATTTTTGGCATATTGATGTCCATTAATATAGCATCATAAGTGGTGTTCTTTAACAGTTCCAAAGCCATAAAACCATCATCGGCAATTTCACATGTATAATTATTATTTTCCAAAAGCTTTTTAGTAACCATTTGGTTTATCTTATTATCTTCCACCAAAAGTACTTTTAAACCAAACTCGTCCAATAAGGGATTATCCGTTTTATTTATGGGCTTTTCTTGGATGTCCTTTTCATACGCCAACGGAATTGTAAATTCAACCGACGTACCAATGTTTTCTTCACTTTGTAATGAAATGGTTCCTTTAAATAATGTTACCAAATTTTTAACGATACTTAAGCCTATTCCTGTACCTTGATAATCATCCTCTTTTCTATTAATCTGGACAAATTTCTCGAAAATTTTATCTTGATATTCTAATGGAATTCCAACACCAGTATCTGAAATTGTAAAGCAAATATAAACTAAATGTGCCTCTTGGCTTTCCAACTTTGCTGTAATGGTAACCGTACCATCGGTAGTAAACTTTAAAGAATTACTTACTAAATTGATAATAATTTGAGATAATCGGATAGAATCTCCTAAAACAAATTGTGGTATTTTAGAGTCCACCTCGACCACAATTTTATTGCGGTGTTTTTTTGGCAATTACCATAAGTGAATCCTTAATGGTATATAGCTTTTCTTCAATATCAAACAGGTTATTATCCAAAACCACCCTATTTTCTTCAAATTTATGAACCTTTAAAACATCATTAACTAATGCTAAAAGGTAATTAGCAGAAAATTTAAGTGCTTTTAAATGCGGGCTATTTTCTAGTTCTTTGTGCTCGGTTTCAATAATATCTGTAATCCCAATAACGCCATAAAGTGGCGTCCGTAATTCGTGGCTAATGGTAGAAACAAACTGCGTTTTTAAAAGCGTGGCTTCCTCAGCTTTTTCTTTGGCTACCAATAAAGCCTCGTTGGCATGTGTTAATTCTTCATTAGTAATTTGTCGTATTTTATTCAATTTAAATTGATAATACAGCAGTAATAGTGTGGCTAAAAAAACGACAATTACTAAAATAGATAGCAATTTTAGATTATTAAATTTTTGATCTTGAATTTCTTTTTCGGCCTCTACTTTCCCAATTTTTTGTCTTAACAGTCTAATGTTTTCATTCTGTTCTAAATCTTGTAGTACTTTTTGTAAAGAGTCTGATTTATGAGCAAATTTTTCAGACTTATCAATGGCATTGGTTTTTTTGTAAAAATCCGTTAGCAATTGATAAATTTCTAATTCGTGCGAATTAGGAAAGTTTTTGGCTTTTTGAAGACAAATTTCATAGGCTTTTAAATAATTTTCTTCTGCTAAAGCATAGA
Above is a window of Bizionia sp. M204 DNA encoding:
- a CDS encoding polyribonucleotide nucleotidyltransferase, with protein sequence MIPKVFREVIDLGDGREISIETGKLAKQAHGSVVVQSGKCMLLCTVVSNYEQKDLNFLPLTVDYREKFAAAGRYPGGFFKREARPSDGEVLTMRLVDRVLRPLFPKDYHSETQVMIQLMSHDENVMPDAMAGLAASAAIQLSDLPFECPISEARVGRINGEFIINPTLAQLAESDIDMMIGASADSVMMVEGEMDEISEEEMADAIKFAHEAIKIQCEAQVRLAEAFGKKAVREYEPERTDEDLEKKVYDMAYDKVYAIAKAGSAKHERSDAFQQIKEDIKATFSEEELEDYGGLVSEYYHKAEKAAIRDLTLNEGLRLDGRKTDEIRPIWCEVDYLPSTHGSALFTRGETQALATVTLGTSRDANQIDMPSQEGEERFYLHYNFPPFCTGEARPIRGTSRREVGHGNLAQRALKGMVPDESPYTVRIVSEVLESNGSSSMATVCAGTMALMDAGVQMIKPVSGIAMGLISDAASGKYAVLSDILGDEDHLGDMDFKVTGTADGITACQMDIKVKGLSYEILVNALKQAREGRLHILEKLVETIAKPNAEVKEHAPTMVTRRIPNEFIGALIGPGGKVIQEMQKETDTTIVINEDPVTEEGIVEILGVGKKGIDAVMAKIDAILFKPTVGSIYEVKVIKMLDFGAVVEYTDAPGNEVLLHVSELAWERTENVSDVVNMGDVFDVKYFGIDSRTRKEKVSRKAILPKPEGFVERPPRDDKRSGGRDNRGSRDNNRGRDNRRDDRKPRDDKKD
- a CDS encoding response regulator, whose amino-acid sequence is MDSKIPQFVLGDSIRLSQIIINLVSNSLKFTTDGTVTITAKLESQEAHLVYICFTISDTGVGIPLEYQDKIFEKFVQINRKEDDYQGTGIGLSIVKNLVTLFKGTISLQSEENIGTSVEFTIPLAYEKDIQEKPINKTDNPLLDEFGLKVLLVEDNKINQMVTKKLLENNNYTCEIADDGFMALELLKNTTYDAILMDINMPKINGYETTKLIREQGIEIPIIALTAFEREEVYDTAIASGIDDIIAKPFDTRKLLQMIQKYSSKI
- a CDS encoding HAMP domain-containing sensor histidine kinase; its protein translation is MATTYISIESYEEAQALLLEIKPHLHEFEAESELKYYYYYLTGNYHEWHKFYALAEENYLKAYEICLQKAKNFPNSHELEIYQLLTDFYKKTNAIDKSEKFAHKSDSLQKVLQDLEQNENIRLLRQKIGKVEAEKEIQDQKFNNLKLLSILVIVVFLATLLLLYYQFKLNKIRQITNEELTHANEALLVAKEKAEEATLLKTQFVSTISHELRTPLYGVIGITDIIETEHKELENSPHLKALKFSANYLLALVNDVLKVHKFEENRVVLDNNLFDIEEKLYTIKDSLMVIAKKTPQ